Proteins from a genomic interval of Salvelinus alpinus chromosome 7, SLU_Salpinus.1, whole genome shotgun sequence:
- the LOC139581484 gene encoding C-X-C motif chemokine 14-like, with translation MHRCTTAALLLLIIALYSLQAEAYKCRCTRKGPKIRYKDVQKLEIKPKHPFCQEKMIFVTMENVSRFKGQEYCLHPKLQSTKNLVKWFRIWKDKHRVYEA, from the exons ATGCATCGTTGTACAACAGCAGCGTTGCTTTTGTTAATTATTGCTTTATATTCCCTCCAAGCAGAAG CCTACAAGTGCAGGTGCACAAGAAAAGGGCCAAAGATTCGCTACAAGGATGTGCAAAAGCTGGAGATTAAACCCAAACATCCTTTCTGCCAAGAGAAGATGATATT TGTCACCATGGAGAATGTGTCACGCTTCAAGGGGCAGGAGTACTGTCTGCACCCCAAACTGCAGAGCACCAAAAACCTGGTCAAGTGGTTCCGGATCTGGAAGGATAAGCATAG GGTGTATGAAGCTTAA